Proteins co-encoded in one Selenihalanaerobacter shriftii genomic window:
- a CDS encoding lipid-binding SYLF domain-containing protein, whose product MKFKKFYILIICLFLIISLGINKVQAESPNNRIEKAIKVLNEVSDQNDAESMASLLRKAKGVVIFPKVLKGGFIFGARYGDGLLLKHDTNRDIWYGPYFIEMKGLSYGFQAGVQSIGLVLVINNELGLNNFEESTLTLGGDLSIAAGPVGRSTEASTDIELEAAIYSYSMSKGAFAGVSIEGSQIKNDTEANRTYWGTSLTPHEMLNKRATSYKITSLINTIEKLTATAD is encoded by the coding sequence ATGAAATTTAAAAAGTTTTATATTTTAATTATTTGTCTGTTTTTAATAATATCACTAGGTATTAATAAAGTCCAAGCTGAATCGCCAAATAATCGTATTGAAAAAGCTATTAAAGTATTAAATGAAGTCTCTGATCAGAATGATGCAGAATCTATGGCTAGCCTACTTAGAAAAGCTAAAGGGGTTGTTATCTTTCCTAAAGTACTTAAAGGAGGGTTTATATTCGGGGCCCGTTACGGTGATGGTTTATTATTAAAACATGACACCAATCGTGATATCTGGTACGGTCCTTATTTTATTGAAATGAAAGGATTATCATATGGATTCCAAGCTGGAGTTCAGTCCATTGGTCTTGTTTTAGTTATTAATAATGAACTTGGTTTGAATAATTTTGAAGAAAGCACTCTAACCTTAGGAGGAGATCTTTCAATAGCTGCTGGTCCTGTTGGACGTTCAACAGAAGCCAGCACAGATATTGAATTAGAAGCAGCCATATATAGTTATTCAATGAGTAAAGGTGCATTTGCTGGTGTCTCTATTGAAGGTTCCCAAATAAAGAATGATACAGAAGCTAATAGAACTTACTGGGGGACTTCTCTTACTCCACATGAAATGCTTAACAAAAGAGCAACTAGCTACAAAATCACTTCTTTAATCAATACTATTGAAAAGCTTACGGCAACTGCAGATTAA